Proteins encoded within one genomic window of Companilactobacillus zhachilii:
- a CDS encoding aldo/keto reductase: MMENILLNDGNKIPAVGFGVFRIPNDGSTYKAVLQALKVGYRHIDTAAAYFNEAEVGKAIADSGIDRKDIFVTSKLWLQDYGYEAAKKGLATSLKKLGLDYIDLYLLHQPYGDVVGAWKALEEGQKNGQIKSIGVSNMTPKIWNNFVPQFKTLPAVNQVEFNPYFQQVELRKVLAPADVKIEAWGPLGQGNSELFAEPLIKQLSEKYHKDAGQIILRFENQLGIIVLPKSTHETRMKSNMELFDFELTNSEMEAMTKLDKGHGSHNPDAPGVESMLLSAFDVHSND, translated from the coding sequence ATGATGGAAAATATTTTATTGAATGATGGTAATAAGATTCCAGCAGTTGGATTTGGAGTCTTTCGAATTCCCAACGATGGATCAACTTACAAAGCTGTTTTACAAGCATTAAAGGTTGGTTATCGTCATATTGATACAGCGGCAGCATATTTTAATGAAGCTGAAGTTGGTAAGGCGATTGCTGATAGTGGTATTGATCGAAAAGACATCTTTGTTACTAGTAAATTATGGCTTCAAGATTATGGTTATGAGGCGGCCAAGAAGGGATTAGCGACTTCATTAAAGAAACTAGGCTTAGATTATATCGATCTATATTTGCTACACCAGCCTTATGGGGATGTAGTTGGAGCTTGGAAGGCCTTAGAAGAAGGCCAGAAAAATGGACAAATTAAGTCGATTGGTGTCAGCAATATGACCCCTAAGATTTGGAATAACTTTGTACCACAATTTAAGACTTTGCCTGCTGTTAACCAAGTTGAATTTAATCCTTATTTTCAACAGGTTGAATTACGTAAAGTTTTAGCTCCAGCTGATGTTAAAATTGAGGCTTGGGGACCTTTGGGACAAGGTAATAGTGAATTGTTTGCTGAACCATTGATTAAACAATTGTCTGAAAAATATCATAAAGATGCCGGTCAAATTATTTTAAGATTTGAAAATCAATTGGGTATTATTGTATTGCCAAAATCAACTCATGAGACACGTATGAAGAGTAATATGGAGTTATTTGACTTTGAACTGACGAATTCCGAAATGGAGGCAATGACAAAATTGGATAAAGGTCATGGTTCACATAATCCAGATGCACCGGGTGTAGAGTCGATGCTTCTGTCAGCTTTTGATGTTCACTCTAATGACTAG
- a CDS encoding NupC/NupG family nucleoside CNT transporter has product MYLVVNVIGVIAFLAIGFLFSKDKKNIQWKSIAIMVVLNLFLAWFLTSFDIGRAIVSGAADGFNWLVQVAYVGIEFALPSWVHVKSMDFVTSALLPILLIVPLFDILTYIGVLPFIIKWIGKGLSFITGQPKFESFFAVEMMFLGNTEALAVSSLQLKQIKAQRNVTLAMMSMSCVTASIIGSYIQMMPGQFILTAIPINIINSIIVTSLLNPVTVTSEEDTIAKLHGQGEGDKKEPFFSFLGDSILGAGRLILIIAANVIAFVALAALIDKILQLVNPWLTLEHILGIIMYPFAWLLGLNGHDSFQMAQYMGTKLVTNEFVVMGKVTGIIKNFDPHFKAVLTVFITSFANFSTLGMIIGCFKGIVDKEKNDVISKNVGYMLLSGILVSLLSAAFVGLFVW; this is encoded by the coding sequence ATGTACTTAGTAGTTAATGTCATAGGTGTAATCGCCTTTTTAGCAATCGGTTTTTTGTTCTCGAAGGATAAGAAAAATATCCAATGGAAATCAATTGCTATTATGGTAGTTTTGAACTTATTCTTAGCTTGGTTTTTGACTAGTTTTGACATCGGTCGTGCAATCGTTTCTGGAGCTGCTGATGGTTTCAACTGGTTAGTTCAAGTGGCGTACGTCGGAATTGAATTTGCTTTACCTAGTTGGGTTCATGTGAAGAGTATGGACTTCGTTACTAGCGCATTGTTACCAATTCTTTTGATCGTACCACTGTTTGATATTTTAACTTATATCGGTGTTTTACCATTTATTATCAAATGGATCGGTAAAGGTTTGTCATTCATCACCGGCCAACCAAAGTTTGAATCATTCTTTGCGGTTGAAATGATGTTTTTGGGTAATACAGAAGCTTTAGCTGTTTCAAGTTTACAATTGAAACAAATTAAAGCCCAAAGAAATGTTACTTTGGCTATGATGTCAATGAGTTGTGTTACTGCATCAATTATTGGCTCATATATTCAAATGATGCCTGGTCAGTTTATTTTAACGGCCATTCCGATTAATATCATTAATTCAATTATCGTAACAAGTTTGTTAAATCCTGTTACGGTTACATCAGAAGAAGACACTATCGCCAAGTTACACGGTCAAGGTGAAGGTGATAAAAAAGAACCATTCTTCTCATTTTTGGGTGATTCAATTTTGGGCGCCGGTCGCTTGATTTTGATCATTGCTGCCAATGTTATTGCCTTCGTTGCTTTAGCTGCTTTAATTGATAAGATTCTCCAATTAGTTAACCCTTGGTTGACTTTGGAACATATTCTAGGAATCATTATGTATCCATTCGCCTGGTTACTAGGATTGAATGGTCACGATTCGTTCCAAATGGCTCAATATATGGGTACTAAGTTAGTTACAAATGAATTTGTTGTTATGGGTAAAGTTACCGGAATCATTAAGAATTTCGATCCCCATTTCAAAGCCGTTCTAACAGTCTTCATTACTTCATTCGCTAATTTCTCAACCTTAGGTATGATTATCGGTTGTTTCAAGGGAATTGTTGATAAAGAAAAGAACGACGTTATTTCTAAAAACGTTGGTTACATGTTGCTTTCAGGTATTTTGGTATCACTTCTGTCAGCAGCCTTTGTTGGATTGTTTGTTTGGTAA
- a CDS encoding aldo/keto reductase, producing the protein MKSITFNHQNTSAIGIGTWHIGEGNNKKTESEMNAIRYGLDHGINVIDTAEMYGEGKSETLVGNVIKDYNRQNFQLISKFYPYHATPKLIEESLKASLKRLQTDYLDLYLLHWRGQTPLIETVAGLEQMVKAGLIKNWGVSNFDRNDLEELFSLPNGQNCRINEDLYNIGSRGIEYSVLPWQKEHHVSFIGYSPFGSDGSEYLKIQPVLEKMAQQKHVTTHQLLLAWVLRNHDLLSIPKTGSPEHMQSNIEAVDITFTNDELELLDKTYPAPKHDEPLEMI; encoded by the coding sequence TTGAAATCTATCACATTTAACCACCAAAATACTTCCGCCATTGGTATTGGAACTTGGCACATTGGTGAAGGAAATAACAAGAAAACTGAATCAGAAATGAACGCCATCCGATACGGTTTAGACCATGGTATCAACGTTATTGATACTGCAGAAATGTATGGTGAAGGTAAATCCGAAACACTTGTTGGCAATGTCATCAAGGATTATAATCGTCAAAACTTCCAACTTATCTCTAAATTTTACCCTTACCATGCCACACCAAAACTAATTGAAGAAAGCCTCAAAGCTAGCTTGAAACGACTCCAAACTGATTATTTAGACTTATACTTACTTCACTGGCGTGGTCAAACACCTTTAATCGAAACAGTGGCCGGCTTGGAACAAATGGTTAAAGCCGGTTTGATTAAAAACTGGGGCGTTTCAAACTTTGATCGTAACGATTTGGAAGAACTCTTCAGCCTCCCTAACGGCCAAAATTGCCGCATCAACGAGGACCTTTACAATATTGGAAGCCGTGGCATCGAATATTCAGTTCTCCCCTGGCAAAAAGAACACCATGTTTCATTCATTGGTTATTCTCCATTCGGATCCGATGGTAGTGAATACTTGAAGATCCAACCAGTACTAGAAAAAATGGCTCAGCAAAAACATGTCACTACACACCAATTGTTGTTAGCCTGGGTTTTGCGTAATCACGATCTACTCAGCATTCCAAAGACCGGTTCACCTGAACATATGCAAAGTAACATTGAAGCGGTCGACATCACTTTTACTAATGATGAATTAGAACTCTTAGATAAGACATACCCCGCTCCTAAACATGATGAACCATTAGAAATGATTTAA
- a CDS encoding APC family permease, whose amino-acid sequence MKQVISVDAAPTVHSTTKSKKMGFWTVLLFGINSIIGSGIFLLPNEGMRLFGPASIFVLMFDAILVLTIGLCFAEDSSLFSETGGAYVYAKAAFGDFVGYEVGFVTWTIRIIAEGTLYVGFATAVAGVFPALNNPIAKDIIVTVMALTLMVTNLFGIKVASILNNTVTISKLLPLVIFIAVGIWFIKGGNFTPLVPASVANKGSFAKAAMTMFFVFTGIESSVVAAGEMKKPKKDLPRVLIIVILAVAAFYILVQTVCIGVLGTSLAQSTTPIQDAFGKMVGNFGSYLVAAGTLMSIGGVGFSTSFITPRFGVAMAEHGMMPKFLTHKNRFGVPHNAIIISALLGLLVAVSGSFNTLVQISAVSRFAQYIPSCLAVLIFRKTMKNRKSGFKIPFGGLIPVIAITISLWLLAQTSISNLIWGFGALLVAVPFYFLTKKNFVK is encoded by the coding sequence ATGAAACAAGTTATCTCAGTCGATGCAGCACCAACTGTTCATTCAACAACTAAGTCTAAAAAAATGGGCTTTTGGACAGTATTATTATTTGGAATCAATAGTATTATTGGGTCAGGTATTTTTCTGTTACCTAATGAGGGGATGCGTCTGTTCGGTCCCGCCAGTATCTTTGTTTTAATGTTTGATGCCATTTTAGTTTTGACGATTGGTTTGTGTTTTGCTGAAGATTCTAGTCTGTTTTCTGAGACAGGAGGCGCATATGTTTATGCTAAAGCAGCCTTTGGTGATTTTGTCGGTTATGAAGTTGGTTTTGTAACGTGGACGATTAGAATCATTGCCGAAGGAACTTTATATGTAGGTTTTGCGACTGCTGTTGCCGGAGTATTTCCAGCTCTAAATAATCCCATTGCCAAAGATATAATTGTTACGGTAATGGCTTTGACGTTAATGGTGACCAATCTCTTTGGTATCAAAGTTGCATCGATTTTAAATAATACGGTGACTATTTCTAAGTTATTACCATTAGTGATTTTTATTGCGGTGGGGATTTGGTTTATTAAAGGTGGTAACTTCACACCCCTAGTACCAGCGTCCGTTGCCAATAAGGGTTCGTTTGCTAAAGCGGCTATGACGATGTTTTTTGTCTTTACAGGAATTGAAAGTTCAGTCGTAGCTGCTGGTGAAATGAAAAAACCTAAGAAAGATTTACCACGGGTTCTTATTATCGTTATTTTGGCTGTAGCGGCGTTTTATATTTTGGTTCAAACTGTTTGTATCGGTGTGTTAGGAACATCTTTAGCTCAAAGTACGACACCAATTCAGGATGCTTTTGGGAAAATGGTTGGTAATTTTGGTAGTTACTTAGTTGCGGCTGGAACGTTAATGTCCATTGGAGGGGTAGGCTTTTCTACATCATTCATTACTCCAAGATTTGGCGTTGCGATGGCTGAACATGGTATGATGCCTAAATTTTTAACACATAAAAATCGGTTTGGCGTTCCTCATAATGCAATTATTATTTCAGCACTTTTAGGATTATTAGTAGCCGTTTCAGGTAGCTTCAATACTTTGGTTCAAATTAGTGCTGTATCACGATTTGCCCAGTATATTCCTAGTTGTTTGGCAGTGTTGATTTTTCGAAAGACGATGAAGAATCGCAAGTCAGGTTTCAAAATTCCTTTTGGTGGGTTGATTCCTGTAATTGCAATTACTATCTCACTTTGGTTATTAGCTCAGACAAGCATTTCTAATTTAATCTGGGGTTTCGGTGCTTTATTAGTGGCGGTTCCATTTTATTTTCTAACTAAAAAGAATTTTGTTAAGTAA
- a CDS encoding PRD domain-containing protein produces MKLTIKQVFNNNSAIVDLDSSQKAIVKGKGIAFNKSKGSKIDSSKIEKIFYLDTVDSQKNLYFLLKDIPIDVVTTTYEIVDYARKQFNYSVEDYIYITLSDHIYGAYKRYMEGDYQPSHIPDMSDKYIEEYLIASAGVNIINQNLKINLPSSEIRNIALHFINAHTNVETTAVDLTKKVDFTKLIKRVLLRNNIFRTKSNRNYYDRFMVHLQYLEQRLNNMSADTKFDRKFELEMERDYPGSTSIAKQVSAEIKKARGVELNNKELLYFIIHIQRITQEDGLNDAR; encoded by the coding sequence ATGAAGTTAACCATTAAACAAGTTTTTAACAATAACTCAGCAATTGTCGATTTAGATTCAAGTCAAAAAGCCATCGTCAAAGGGAAAGGGATAGCCTTTAATAAATCCAAGGGTTCAAAAATTGATAGTTCGAAAATAGAAAAGATTTTCTATCTGGATACAGTCGATTCCCAAAAAAATCTCTATTTTTTATTAAAGGATATCCCAATTGATGTTGTAACTACCACGTATGAAATTGTTGATTATGCAAGGAAACAATTTAATTATTCAGTTGAAGATTATATTTACATTACCTTAAGTGATCATATCTATGGCGCTTATAAGCGATATATGGAGGGTGATTATCAGCCGAGTCATATTCCTGATATGAGTGATAAGTATATTGAGGAATACCTGATTGCCAGCGCTGGGGTGAATATCATCAATCAAAACTTAAAAATTAATTTACCAAGTTCAGAGATTAGAAATATTGCTTTACATTTTATTAACGCCCATACCAATGTGGAAACAACTGCAGTGGATTTAACGAAAAAAGTGGACTTTACCAAGTTAATAAAAAGAGTTTTATTAAGAAATAACATTTTTCGGACTAAGAGTAATCGTAATTATTACGATCGGTTCATGGTTCATTTGCAATATTTAGAACAAAGATTGAATAATATGTCGGCCGATACTAAATTTGATCGTAAGTTTGAGTTGGAAATGGAACGAGATTATCCTGGTTCAACGTCGATTGCCAAACAAGTATCAGCAGAGATAAAAAAAGCTCGTGGTGTTGAGCTTAATAATAAGGAACTGTTGTATTTCATTATCCATATTCAGCGAATTACTCAGGAAGACGGACTCAATGATGCTAGATAA